A genomic stretch from Limisphaerales bacterium includes:
- a CDS encoding VWA domain-containing protein, with amino-acid sequence MDNVNLSDWTFQTLDTSGWVLPFCLLVMAVTVWVSWSNWRRRGGKSVAALESLRVVIMAMILFTLCRPEFISVTQSEDQPEVVILKDVSSSMTTRDVKLGQHDVITREEWLAEQIKTNFWKALEGKAIVHVQDFGMSATNAGTGIADGTDMSNALNLTRTRKNIKNLKAVFMLGDGDWNFGDPPQQAAMRLGAKKVPVYTLSVGSDRAQKDLVLESVNPPTFGLLGEQISIPFRVRSHLPVAVKTQVRLTSSRGAAVSIAKQITIPAFGQVHDSLVWAPHDLGDYTLTLTLPVWQSGLEKELLEDNNRQTFHLSVRTEKLNVLVVESYPRWEYRFLRNALMRDPGVELSVLLLHPELGPGTGPNYIGRFPDTREQLSRFDVVFLGDVGLGDKELTKEQCELLRGLVEHQGSGLVFLPGQRGRHHSMVDHPIGELMPVSLSPTNTEGHYIPSESHFKLTSTGRGHFLTMLKADEGMNEAIWKTLPGFFWCAPVERARPRSSVLATHSTKRNQYGYLPVLVTQPFGAGEVLFMGTDAAWRWRRGVEDLYHYRFWGQVVRWMAHKRKMAQGQGMRLTFSPENPKVGDEVFLQATMLDLSGGTTAPDVRARITAPDGSTSDLEFTAIEGGWGVFKTKMAVPQGGAYSLNLYSPSGSQKLDAEIVVDKPTLEKIGQPANTKVLSEISQRTGGQSGGIADLQKLISEISVVAENEEKTRRFRLWSNPWWGGGVLLLLAVYWVSRKILGLI; translated from the coding sequence ATGGACAACGTGAATTTAAGTGATTGGACGTTTCAAACGCTGGACACCTCCGGCTGGGTGTTGCCGTTTTGTTTATTGGTGATGGCAGTCACGGTTTGGGTGAGTTGGAGCAACTGGCGTCGCCGTGGCGGTAAAAGTGTGGCGGCGTTGGAATCATTGCGCGTGGTGATCATGGCGATGATTCTATTCACGCTCTGCCGTCCGGAATTTATCAGCGTTACCCAAAGCGAAGATCAACCGGAAGTGGTCATCCTCAAAGACGTTTCCTCCAGTATGACCACCCGCGATGTGAAGCTCGGGCAACACGATGTCATCACCCGTGAGGAATGGTTGGCCGAGCAAATCAAAACTAATTTTTGGAAAGCGCTTGAGGGCAAAGCAATCGTGCACGTACAGGATTTTGGGATGAGTGCGACCAATGCCGGAACGGGAATTGCGGATGGCACCGACATGTCAAACGCGCTGAACCTGACACGCACCCGAAAGAACATCAAGAACCTCAAAGCGGTGTTCATGCTCGGCGATGGCGATTGGAATTTTGGCGACCCACCACAACAGGCCGCGATGCGTCTGGGCGCGAAAAAAGTGCCAGTGTACACCCTCTCGGTGGGCAGCGATCGGGCGCAGAAAGATTTGGTGCTCGAATCGGTGAATCCGCCCACCTTCGGGCTGCTGGGCGAGCAAATTTCTATCCCCTTCCGCGTGCGAAGCCATTTGCCGGTGGCGGTAAAAACACAGGTGCGGCTCACCAGCTCGCGCGGCGCAGCGGTGAGTATCGCGAAGCAAATCACCATCCCCGCATTCGGGCAGGTGCATGATTCGCTGGTATGGGCTCCGCATGATTTGGGGGACTACACGTTGACGCTGACGTTACCGGTTTGGCAGAGCGGTTTGGAAAAGGAATTGCTCGAAGACAACAATCGCCAAACGTTCCATCTTTCAGTGCGCACGGAAAAACTCAACGTGTTGGTCGTGGAAAGTTACCCACGCTGGGAGTACCGATTCCTGCGCAACGCGCTGATGCGGGATCCGGGTGTGGAGCTAAGCGTGCTGCTGCTGCATCCGGAGTTGGGACCGGGAACGGGTCCAAATTACATTGGGCGTTTCCCGGATACACGCGAACAGTTGAGCCGTTTTGATGTGGTGTTTCTTGGGGATGTCGGTTTGGGCGACAAGGAACTTACCAAGGAACAGTGCGAATTGCTGCGCGGTTTAGTGGAGCATCAGGGAAGCGGGCTCGTATTTTTGCCCGGTCAACGCGGGCGCCATCATTCGATGGTCGATCATCCCATTGGCGAGCTTATGCCCGTGTCGTTGAGTCCGACGAACACCGAAGGTCATTACATTCCCAGTGAGTCACATTTCAAATTGACCTCCACCGGGCGCGGGCATTTCTTAACGATGCTCAAGGCGGATGAAGGGATGAATGAGGCAATTTGGAAAACGTTGCCCGGCTTCTTTTGGTGTGCACCGGTGGAGCGCGCGCGACCGAGATCCAGCGTCTTGGCCACCCATTCTACCAAGCGCAACCAATATGGCTATTTGCCGGTGCTGGTCACCCAGCCCTTTGGCGCCGGCGAAGTGCTCTTTATGGGCACCGATGCCGCCTGGCGTTGGCGACGCGGAGTAGAAGATTTGTATCACTATCGGTTCTGGGGTCAGGTAGTGCGTTGGATGGCGCACAAGCGCAAAATGGCGCAAGGGCAGGGGATGCGCCTGACCTTCAGCCCGGAGAATCCCAAGGTGGGTGATGAAGTGTTTTTGCAGGCCACCATGCTGGATCTATCCGGCGGGACCACGGCTCCGGACGTGCGCGCGCGCATTACGGCGCCCGATGGCAGCACAAGCGACTTGGAGTTCACCGCGATTGAGGGGGGCTGGGGGGTGTTCAAAACCAAAATGGCCGTGCCTCAGGGTGGGGCATATTCATTGAATTTATACAGCCCAAGCGGCAGTCAAAAATTAGATGCGGAAATCGTGGTCGACAAACCCACGCTTGAAAAAATCGGCCAACCCGCCAACACGAAAGTGTTGAGCGAAATTTCTCAACGTACCGGTGGCCAAAGCGGCGGCATCGCGGATTTGCAGAAATTAATCAGCGAAATTTCCGTGGTAGCTGAAAATGAGGAAAAGACCCGCCGTTTCCGTCTATGGAGTAACCCTTGGTGGGGTGGGGGCGTGTTATTACTGCTTGCAGTTTACTGGGTGTCACGTAAGATTTTAGGACTGATTTAG